In Sporolituus thermophilus DSM 23256, a single genomic region encodes these proteins:
- a CDS encoding DUF4911 domain-containing protein has protein sequence MSRRYKGTSCFANTARKYEQDSNDIDIKLKVCDINLFIRLLEGYENIVMIIPLEPKQGLVKLRPSPDTCADVWEILKTLPIEFEIMG, from the coding sequence GTGAGTCGACGCTATAAAGGAACCAGCTGTTTTGCCAATACAGCCCGGAAATATGAACAGGATAGCAATGATATTGATATTAAGTTAAAAGTTTGTGATATCAATTTATTCATTCGGTTGCTTGAAGGATATGAAAATATTGTCATGATTATCCCGCTCGAACCCAAACAAGGCTTGGTTAAGCTGCGCCCCAGCCCCGATACCTGTGCTGACGTATGGGAAATTCTCAAGACGTTGCCGATTGAATTTGAAATTATGGGATAA